The DNA segment GTGACCATGAGCGCCGAAGACCCAACAGTACAAGCCAAGAACATTTGGTCAGACGCCCTTACGCTGCTGAAGCATAAGAAGTCCCTTTCCCCTCGTGACAAGGGATGGCTGGAGGGGGTAACGCCCGAAGCCGTATATGGTACGACCATCGTGCTCTGCGTCGATAACGCCAGCACGCGGCAAGCGCTTGAAAACGAACTCATGCAGGCGCTGCTCGAAGCGCTGAAGATCGTCACCGGTCAGGATATGTTCCCGGCATTCAAGATCGTGCCGCAGCAGACGGCACCGGAACCGAAGCCTGAGTCCAAGCCGCAGCCGAAGAAACCCGCCAGCCACGTTGAGGAACAGCCCGAACTGCCATTGAACGGCCCGTCCCCGTCCCTTGACGATCTGGGTAAGGAGCCTTTCGGAACCGCAGGGCCGGTGCCGACCGTTCCTTCGGCATTGCAGCCGCAGGTCAGTGGCGATGCGGAGGGGCAGTATGGCGTTGACCGCAACAAGGTCCAGCGCGATCCCGAAACGCATCTCAATAAGAATGCGACATTCGACACGTTCGTTCCCGGCGATTCCAACCGTTTCGCCCGCACCGTGGCATTGGCAGTGGCGGAAGGTTCCGGCAAGGATTTCAACCCGCTGTGTATTTACGGCGGATCCGGCTTGGGTAAAACCCACTTGCTGAACGCCATCGGCAACTACGCGCTGGTCAAAGACCCGACGCTTAAGGTGCGTTACGTCAATAGCGAGGAATTCCTGAACGAGTTCATCGAGGCGTTGCAGATCCCTTCGCAAAGCCAGGGGCGTATTGCGGAGTTCAACCGCCGATACCGCAGCGTCGACGTGCTGCTCATCGACGATATTCAGTTCCTTGGCGGCAAGGAAGCGACCCTCGAACAGTTCTTCCATACGTTCAACGCGTTACATCAGGCGAATAAGCGTATCGTCATCGCGTCCGATGTGGCTCCGAAGAACCTCAAGGGCTTCGAGGCCCGCCTCATCTCGCGCTTCGACTCCGGGTTGACGGTGGATGTCAAGCCGCCGGATCTGGAAACCCGTATCGCCATTCTTCGCATGATGGCGTCCATGAACCACAGCAATATCCCGAACGACGTGCTTGATCTGATCGCCGAGCGGTTTACGGAGAACATTCGAGAGCTTGAAGGCGCTCTGACCAGAGTGACCGCTGTGGCTTCGCTGAGCAATCAGCCGGTGACGCGAGCCATGGCCGAGCAGACGTTGCAGGATTTCTTCACCACCGATGTGGAGATTAAGCCCACGGACATCATCAGCCAGGCCGCGAAGTACTTCCATCTCACCTTTGACGATATCGTTGGGCGTTCGCGTATGAAGAACATCGCGCTTGCACGTCAGATCGCCATGTATCTCACGCGAGAAATGACCAGCATGAGTCTGGTGGATATCGGCAAGGTATTCGGTGGCAAGGACCATACCACGGTTATGCACGCCTGTGACCGTATTACCAATGAAATGCAGCAGCGTCAGGATATCTACAACTACGTTATGGAGCTTACGGTTCGATTGAAGCAGGGATCCAACTAACCT comes from the Bifidobacterium angulatum DSM 20098 = JCM 7096 genome and includes:
- the dnaA gene encoding chromosomal replication initiator protein DnaA; this encodes MSAEDPTVQAKNIWSDALTLLKHKKSLSPRDKGWLEGVTPEAVYGTTIVLCVDNASTRQALENELMQALLEALKIVTGQDMFPAFKIVPQQTAPEPKPESKPQPKKPASHVEEQPELPLNGPSPSLDDLGKEPFGTAGPVPTVPSALQPQVSGDAEGQYGVDRNKVQRDPETHLNKNATFDTFVPGDSNRFARTVALAVAEGSGKDFNPLCIYGGSGLGKTHLLNAIGNYALVKDPTLKVRYVNSEEFLNEFIEALQIPSQSQGRIAEFNRRYRSVDVLLIDDIQFLGGKEATLEQFFHTFNALHQANKRIVIASDVAPKNLKGFEARLISRFDSGLTVDVKPPDLETRIAILRMMASMNHSNIPNDVLDLIAERFTENIRELEGALTRVTAVASLSNQPVTRAMAEQTLQDFFTTDVEIKPTDIISQAAKYFHLTFDDIVGRSRMKNIALARQIAMYLTREMTSMSLVDIGKVFGGKDHTTVMHACDRITNEMQQRQDIYNYVMELTVRLKQGSN